Proteins from a single region of Candidatus Binatia bacterium:
- a CDS encoding short-chain dehydrogenase, whose amino-acid sequence MAWSRDDVPDLSGRTVVVTGANSGIGFEAARVFAQKGARVVLACRDAKKAEEARARIVGESPGATVEVELLDLANLASVRDFARRFSARSDRLDVLCNNAGVMALPLLRTADGFEMQFGTNHLGHFALTGLLLPALLSTPSARVVTVSSNAHRFGRMDFENWNAQRSYGKWRAYAQSKLANLLFAFELDRRLRACGADVRSVACHPGWAATNLQFVGPRLSGARLMESLARVGNRYFAQSAAMGALPILYAATASDVEGGDYIGPDGMLENRGYPRKVRPSRRALDPVTARRLWELSEDLTGVRYEFPASAGAAAAV is encoded by the coding sequence ATGGCCTGGAGCCGAGACGACGTTCCCGACCTTTCCGGCCGCACGGTGGTCGTCACCGGAGCGAACAGCGGGATCGGTTTCGAGGCGGCACGGGTCTTCGCGCAGAAGGGGGCGCGAGTCGTCCTGGCTTGCCGCGACGCGAAAAAGGCGGAAGAGGCTCGGGCCAGGATCGTCGGGGAATCCCCGGGAGCGACGGTGGAGGTCGAGCTCCTCGACCTCGCGAACCTCGCCTCGGTTCGGGATTTCGCGCGCAGGTTCTCGGCTCGCTCCGACCGTCTCGACGTCCTCTGCAACAACGCCGGCGTGATGGCGCTCCCGCTCCTGCGGACCGCGGACGGCTTCGAGATGCAGTTCGGGACGAACCACCTCGGGCATTTTGCTTTGACGGGCCTTCTCCTGCCGGCTCTGCTTTCGACGCCGTCGGCGCGCGTCGTCACGGTGAGCAGCAACGCGCACCGCTTCGGCCGGATGGACTTCGAGAACTGGAACGCCCAGCGCAGCTACGGGAAGTGGCGCGCTTATGCGCAGAGCAAGCTCGCGAACCTGCTCTTCGCGTTCGAACTCGACCGGCGGCTGCGCGCTTGCGGCGCGGACGTCCGGAGTGTCGCCTGCCACCCCGGCTGGGCGGCGACGAACCTCCAGTTCGTGGGGCCGAGGCTCTCGGGCGCGAGGCTCATGGAGAGCCTCGCCCGCGTGGGAAACCGGTATTTCGCCCAGTCGGCGGCGATGGGGGCGCTGCCGATCCTCTACGCCGCCACGGCCTCCGACGTGGAGGGGGGCGACTACATCGGCCCCGACGGCATGCTGGAAAACCGAGGATATCCGCGAAAGGTTCGCCCGAGCCGTCGGGCGCTCGACCCCGTGACGGCGCGGCGTCTCTGGGAACTTTCGGAGGATCTCACCGGCGTACGGTACGAGTTCCCGGCGAGCGCCGGAGCTGCGGCTGCCGTCTGA